The nucleotide sequence CGCCCCCAAACGGCAAACAGCACGATATTTGGACACGTTTCAGTACAGAACAGCGACAGAGCAGGCTGTTTATTGAGCGATGATCTTCAGAACTTCGTCTTTCAGGGCCGCATTCACTGCCAGGCCATTTCCAGTGTAGATGGACGGGTTGCCGTCGAAATCGATCCAGTGTCCTCCGGCTTCTTCCAGGATGGGGAGCAGAGCGGCTGCATCCCAGGGGCTGAGGGTAGGGTCGATCATTACTTCGGCACGACCGGTGGCGACCAGCATGTGACCGTAGCAGTCTCCCCAGCCGCGAGCGAGGTAGGAGTTGCGGCAGAAGTATTCATATGCTTTCTGTTTGCCAATCGTTTCCCAGCGGGTCATGGTGGTGGTACAGAAGACGGACTCCGAGAGCTGAGATTTATCAGACACCTGAGCGCGGCGAGGTTCCTGATCTCGAATTTTCCACCAGGCGCCTTCTCCCTTGATGGCGTAAACCACTTCGTTCAAAGCCGGGAATCGACAGACACCGAGAACCAGTTTCCCGTTCTCTTCCAGTCCCATGAGCGTCCCAAACAGGGGGACACCCTGTGTGAAAGGTTTGGTGCCATCGATGGGATCGAGTATCCATTTGAACTCGTTTGTCCCTTCGACGGGTGGCAGTTCTTCTCCCAGGATACTGTCTTCAGGAAAGGCGAGCGTGATTTCTTTTCGAAGCAATTCTTCTGCACCACGATCAGCAATCGTTACCGGAGAGTCATCAGATTTTCGATCGACCTTGAGATCAGGAGACTGGTAATACTGCATAATCAGGTCACTGGCTTTCTCTGATGCCGTTAAAGCCAGTTCCAGACGTGCTTTTAATTCAAATTTCTCAGAATGTGTATTCATGGTTTTGTTTCGAATATTTCTTGAATGTTTATGGTTGTCGATCGAATGAAAGTTTGCTTCTTTAAGCTGACAAGGCTATTCCTCTTCGAGACGGTAAAGGTGCTCCCCTGCTTTTCTGACGAGCAGAATACCTTCGTCTTCCCGGTCGGCAAACGATTCGATGTCGATGCTGTCGGGATCCCGGTAGCCGAGATTGATTTTCTCACACAGTTCCGGAGGAATCTGCGATGCCAGTGTGACGCGAACCCGCGGACGTTCGATTCCGTTTTCGAAGGTCCCCGTCCCCCGGACGTGAGTCGAATGTGCCAGGATGCCCCAGGGGTAGTCTTTAAACTGATCCCACTGGTTTGTGAAATAGTCTCGGACATGATAGCCGACCTCTTCAATCAGCTTGCCGTGTGTGATCGAGATTCCTTTCATGTGGGGAGCGTAGATGATGAGTTCGCCATCATCGGCGACCACTGGTTCCAGCTTGTACATACATTTGCCGGCGACCCAGAGTTCATCGTACATCAACGGTGCACAGGACAAAACCTGCTTGAACGGCTTCGGCTTTCGTTTAATATGGATCTGGCCAGACAGGTCAGCGGCAGATTCCCAGGCGGATTCAGGAGAGCCGTAAAACAGACCATATAACGAACTGTCAGGAGCCACGACGAAGGTGATGCAGCGTTTTTCGTTGGGAATCATCGCGGCGGACTGATTTACGACTTCGCGAACCGGAGTCTGTTTGACCCCGATAATCCCGACATTGGTGATTAAGGCACCGAGCCAATGGAAGAAGTTCAGAAGATCCGGGCCGGAAATACCAGGGAAAAAATACTTGCTACCGCCGGAAAAGCCGACGACTTCGTGAGGAAAGACGGGGCCCATGACCTGCAGGATATCATAGTCTTTAATACGTGCATTGATGGTGACCGGGACATCCATTTCCAGGAGTCCTGCTGAGATTCGTGA is from Gimesia maris and encodes:
- a CDS encoding inositol monophosphatase family protein — translated: MNTHSEKFELKARLELALTASEKASDLIMQYYQSPDLKVDRKSDDSPVTIADRGAEELLRKEITLAFPEDSILGEELPPVEGTNEFKWILDPIDGTKPFTQGVPLFGTLMGLEENGKLVLGVCRFPALNEVVYAIKGEGAWWKIRDQEPRRAQVSDKSQLSESVFCTTTMTRWETIGKQKAYEYFCRNSYLARGWGDCYGHMLVATGRAEVMIDPTLSPWDAAALLPILEEAGGHWIDFDGNPSIYTGNGLAVNAALKDEVLKIIAQ
- a CDS encoding lactate racemase domain-containing protein, whose product is MEHLHQTLSEQEVIQWFESNLPVEDYRNKSILLIVPDATRTAPLPLLFSTFHRMLSPVAKRIDVLVALGTHPPMPEKDICRLLGISEADRQAEYRDVGLFNHEWDQPDKLTQIGTLTKEQTSRISAGLLEMDVPVTINARIKDYDILQVMGPVFPHEVVGFSGGSKYFFPGISGPDLLNFFHWLGALITNVGIIGVKQTPVREVVNQSAAMIPNEKRCITFVVAPDSSLYGLFYGSPESAWESAADLSGQIHIKRKPKPFKQVLSCAPLMYDELWVAGKCMYKLEPVVADDGELIIYAPHMKGISITHGKLIEEVGYHVRDYFTNQWDQFKDYPWGILAHSTHVRGTGTFENGIERPRVRVTLASQIPPELCEKINLGYRDPDSIDIESFADREDEGILLVRKAGEHLYRLEEE